The Alteromonas stellipolaris genome includes a region encoding these proteins:
- the pyk gene encoding pyruvate kinase, which produces MTRRTKILATLGPATDSLEKIQELIAAGANTVRMNFSHGQAEDHIERAKRVRQAAKNLGKYVAILGDLQGPKIRVARFAEGAVKLSVGDSFTLDAELDRDAGDAKQVGIDYKALPDDVSAGDILLLDDGRIQLKVTGVEGRKVLTEVTVGGKLSNNKGINRQGGGLSAEALTEKDKKDIITAAEIGVDYLAVSFPRSGEDLNYARKLAEEAGCYAKICAKVERAETVATDEAITDIISASDAVMVARGDLGVEIGDAELVGVQKKLIARSRQLNKIVITATQMMESMIDSPMPTRAEVMDVANAVLDGTDAVMLSAETAAGSFPIETVQAMARVCEGAETHPSVKISKHRMDELFSSTSESIALSAVYAANHLPSVKAIVGLTESGNTPKLMSRITTSLPIIAMSRHEGTLNTMALFRGVKPVYFDSSKSEPGQLKYDVVAALKAKGLVQSGDNIILTYGDEMEKIGATNTLKIVEVE; this is translated from the coding sequence ATGACCAGAAGAACGAAAATTCTTGCAACGCTTGGCCCTGCCACTGATTCACTCGAAAAAATTCAAGAACTAATTGCCGCCGGTGCAAACACGGTTCGTATGAACTTTTCACACGGACAAGCAGAAGATCATATCGAGCGTGCGAAACGCGTAAGACAAGCGGCTAAAAACTTAGGTAAGTACGTTGCCATTTTAGGCGATTTACAAGGCCCCAAAATTCGTGTTGCACGTTTTGCTGAAGGCGCGGTTAAATTGTCTGTTGGCGATAGTTTCACGCTTGATGCTGAACTAGACCGCGATGCTGGTGATGCTAAGCAAGTTGGTATCGACTATAAAGCGCTACCTGATGACGTCAGTGCTGGCGATATTTTGTTACTTGATGACGGTCGTATTCAACTTAAAGTCACCGGCGTAGAAGGCCGTAAAGTGCTAACAGAAGTGACGGTTGGCGGTAAATTATCAAACAATAAAGGCATTAACCGTCAAGGCGGGGGTTTATCAGCTGAAGCCCTGACTGAAAAAGACAAGAAAGACATTATCACAGCGGCTGAGATTGGCGTTGATTACCTTGCGGTTTCATTCCCTCGTAGTGGTGAAGATCTTAATTACGCAAGAAAGCTAGCTGAAGAAGCAGGCTGTTATGCGAAAATTTGTGCCAAAGTAGAGCGTGCTGAAACCGTAGCCACCGATGAAGCTATTACTGACATTATCAGTGCTTCAGACGCAGTAATGGTTGCGCGTGGTGACCTAGGTGTTGAAATTGGTGATGCCGAGCTAGTGGGTGTTCAGAAAAAACTGATTGCCCGTTCACGCCAGCTAAACAAAATCGTTATTACCGCAACGCAAATGATGGAATCGATGATTGATAGCCCTATGCCTACCCGCGCAGAGGTTATGGACGTTGCTAACGCAGTACTAGATGGCACAGATGCGGTTATGCTTTCTGCTGAAACAGCGGCAGGAAGTTTCCCAATTGAAACTGTTCAAGCGATGGCCCGTGTGTGTGAAGGTGCTGAGACACACCCTAGCGTAAAAATTTCAAAGCACCGCATGGATGAGCTTTTCTCATCTACCAGCGAATCAATTGCGTTGTCAGCGGTATATGCAGCTAACCACCTACCAAGCGTAAAAGCGATTGTAGGATTAACTGAAAGCGGCAACACGCCTAAGTTGATGTCGCGTATTACTACCTCGTTACCTATCATTGCGATGTCTCGTCATGAAGGCACACTAAATACCATGGCGTTGTTCCGTGGTGTTAAGCCTGTTTATTTCGATTCATCGAAAAGTGAACCTGGTCAGTTAAAGTATGATGTAGTAGCGGCACTTAAGGCCAAAGGTTTAGTGCAAAGTGGCGACAACATCATTTTGACTTACGGTGATGAAATGGAAAAAATTGGGGCAACTAATACCCTTAAGATTGTTGAAGTAGAATAA
- a CDS encoding glucokinase: MSQKFVADVGGTNIRVARVTETGVTDIKKYMCNDFASIDLAISQYFSDMPEYQFTEGCIGIACPVLGDQVVMTNHSWAFSQNALRSQLKLDSLFVINDFTAVAHSLPVLNDSQVVQIGDGTAKAGGNIAVFGPGTGLGVEHITMTSTGWQTLDGEGGHVDFSPVDETDIVVWRHLQKSFGRASAEEVMSGRGLHNIYTALAQDAGKEATFAEPAQITEAALAGTCDIAAATLTQFCRIMGSFAGNLALNMATTGGIFIGGGIANRFPEFIQNSDFRARFEAKGQMKHYVKDIPTYLIAEPDHGLLGAAAYLQQHTAS, encoded by the coding sequence ATGAGCCAGAAGTTTGTGGCCGATGTAGGGGGCACTAACATTCGCGTTGCTCGGGTTACCGAAACAGGCGTAACCGATATAAAGAAATACATGTGTAATGATTTTGCTAGTATCGACTTGGCAATTTCACAGTATTTTAGTGATATGCCTGAATACCAATTCACCGAAGGGTGTATTGGTATTGCCTGTCCAGTATTGGGCGACCAAGTAGTGATGACTAACCATAGCTGGGCGTTTTCGCAAAATGCGCTACGCTCGCAGTTAAAGTTAGACTCATTGTTTGTGATCAACGACTTTACCGCAGTGGCACATTCATTACCGGTTCTGAATGACTCACAAGTTGTTCAAATTGGTGATGGAACGGCGAAAGCCGGTGGTAACATTGCGGTATTTGGTCCAGGTACTGGCTTGGGTGTAGAGCATATCACGATGACCTCTACTGGGTGGCAAACCCTAGACGGCGAGGGCGGTCATGTTGACTTCTCTCCTGTCGATGAAACCGATATTGTGGTATGGCGTCACCTGCAAAAAAGTTTCGGCCGTGCTTCGGCTGAAGAAGTAATGTCTGGCAGGGGATTACATAATATTTATACCGCACTAGCACAAGATGCAGGCAAAGAAGCTACATTCGCTGAACCTGCTCAAATTACAGAAGCCGCATTAGCGGGTACCTGTGATATTGCTGCTGCCACTTTAACGCAGTTCTGCAGAATTATGGGCAGCTTTGCCGGTAATTTGGCGTTGAATATGGCCACAACAGGTGGCATTTTTATCGGCGGTGGTATAGCAAACCGTTTCCCTGAATTCATTCAAAATAGTGACTTTAGAGCCCGTTTCGAAGCAAAAGGGCAGATGAAGCACTATGTGAAAGATATTCCTACTTATTTGATAGCAGAGCCTGATCACGGCTTATTAGGTGCAGCTGCTTATCTTCAACAACATACTGCGAGCTGA
- a CDS encoding D-hexose-6-phosphate mutarotase, which produces MSTESLQVSESNGLTFLEVDNHLGSAKISLFGGHVLSFIPKRDGQERLWMSPHAYLNGERPIRGGIPVCWPWFSDDHGKAKGELPAHGFLRTQVWQLTSSSEDETGTHITLTPSFTRAEGFEHDCAVTLSITVGDALTVSLITENTGVVPFTYNCALHSYFHVDHIQAVRLDGITGDYKDKLDDWAIKPTPENYTFTGETDRIHMSAVEKASIVVNDTSFTDVGSKGHDSLVVWNPWQGAASISDMDPFGYKHMVCVESSITKGKTLQPSESHAMVQTITPV; this is translated from the coding sequence ATGTCAACAGAATCATTGCAAGTAAGCGAATCAAACGGATTGACGTTTTTAGAGGTAGATAACCACCTCGGTTCAGCAAAAATCAGTTTATTTGGCGGACATGTTTTATCTTTTATTCCAAAAAGAGATGGGCAGGAACGCTTATGGATGAGCCCCCATGCCTACCTTAACGGTGAACGCCCTATACGTGGTGGAATACCTGTGTGTTGGCCATGGTTTAGTGACGACCATGGCAAAGCGAAAGGTGAGCTGCCTGCCCATGGCTTTTTGCGCACACAAGTGTGGCAGTTAACATCATCAAGCGAAGATGAAACTGGCACGCATATTACGCTTACCCCATCTTTCACGCGAGCAGAAGGGTTTGAACATGACTGTGCTGTTACCCTATCAATTACTGTAGGTGACGCCCTCACCGTATCGTTAATTACAGAAAACACAGGCGTAGTACCTTTTACTTACAACTGCGCGTTACACAGTTACTTTCATGTTGATCATATTCAAGCGGTTCGCCTTGACGGTATAACCGGTGACTATAAAGATAAACTGGATGACTGGGCGATAAAACCCACACCTGAAAATTATACTTTTACCGGTGAAACCGACCGTATTCATATGAGCGCGGTAGAAAAGGCATCTATTGTGGTAAACGATACCTCTTTTACCGATGTTGGCTCAAAAGGCCACGACTCGTTGGTGGTATGGAACCCTTGGCAAGGCGCTGCGTCAATTTCTGATATGGATCCGTTTGGTTATAAACATATGGTGTGTGTAGAGTCGTCTATCACTAAGGGCAAGACACTACAGCCAAGTGAATCTCACGCTATGGTGCAAACGATAACGCCTGTGTAA
- a CDS encoding MurR/RpiR family transcriptional regulator has translation MNILEKITQNKASFSKSERKVADVILANPQTAIHSSIATLAKMSDVSEPTVNRFCRRLDTKGFPDFKLHLAQSLANGTPYVNRHVDENDGPADYTNKIFESTMASLEVARQSVDVQVVNRVVDLLTQAQKISFFGLGASASVAHDALNKFFRFNVPVVYFEDILMQRMSCMNCSTGDVVVLISHTGRTKSLVEIAQIARMNDATVVGITSADSPLSHECTYVLSLEVPEDTDMYMPMASRIAQLTLIDVLATGFTLRRGNKFRENLKRVKDTLRGSRYEKRNE, from the coding sequence ATGAATATTTTAGAAAAAATTACACAAAATAAAGCGTCATTCAGCAAATCAGAACGAAAAGTGGCTGATGTGATCCTTGCGAATCCGCAAACAGCTATTCACTCGAGTATAGCAACCTTGGCTAAAATGTCGGATGTTAGTGAGCCGACAGTTAATCGCTTTTGTCGACGTTTAGATACTAAAGGCTTTCCAGACTTTAAACTTCATTTAGCACAAAGTCTCGCAAATGGAACGCCCTACGTAAACCGTCATGTTGATGAAAATGATGGGCCAGCAGATTATACCAACAAAATCTTCGAATCGACCATGGCTTCTCTTGAAGTTGCACGACAGTCTGTAGACGTGCAAGTGGTTAATCGCGTTGTAGATTTGTTAACTCAAGCACAGAAGATTTCGTTTTTTGGGCTTGGCGCATCCGCCTCTGTGGCACACGATGCATTAAACAAATTTTTCCGTTTCAATGTGCCTGTTGTCTACTTTGAAGACATTTTGATGCAGCGTATGAGTTGCATGAATTGTTCTACTGGCGATGTTGTCGTGCTTATTTCACATACGGGTCGCACCAAAAGCTTGGTAGAGATTGCACAAATTGCCCGCATGAACGATGCAACGGTAGTGGGTATAACTTCAGCCGACAGTCCATTGTCGCATGAATGTACGTACGTATTATCTCTTGAGGTACCGGAAGATACCGATATGTATATGCCAATGGCATCACGTATTGCGCAGCTTACGCTTATTGACGTACTCGCTACAGGGTTCACATTACGCCGCGGTAACAAATTCAGAGAGAATTTAAAACGGGTGAAAGACACCCTGCGCGGTTCGCGCTACGAAAAGCGCAACGAATAA
- the edd gene encoding phosphogluconate dehydratase, protein MDSRIAEVTQRIIERSKDSRKAYLEKIEHARRQGPHRGVLSCGNLAHGFAACGTEDKSDLRSMTKANVAIVSAYNDMLSAHQPYETYPAIIRDAVKSVGSVAQFAGGVPAMCDGVTQGQTGMDLSLMSRDNIAQGAAIALSHNMFDSTLMLGICDKIVPGLLMGALSFGHLPTVFVPAGPMPSGLPNKEKARVRQEYAEGKVGRDALLEAESQSYHSAGTCTFYGTANSNQLVVEMMGLHLPGSSFVNPGTELRDALTKAASIQATRITDLGDTYRPIGNIVDAKAIVNGLVGLLATGGSTNHTMHLIAVARSAGFIINWDDFSDISNAVPLLTRIYPNGSADINHFVAAGGMSLLIKQLLDAGLLHNDVNTICGEGLDFYTKEPMLKDGELEWRDGPTESLDKEVLATVETPFKPDGGLSVLEGNLGRGVIKTSALRTPHCTIKAPAVVFEDQFDLDAAFKAGDLDKDCIVVVRFQGPSAIGMPELHRLTPPLGVLQDKGFKVALVTDGRMSGASGKVPAAIHVTPEAYKGGLLAKVEAGDLIELNTETGALTLHVDEATLEAREAKPADIGHHHIGMGREMFGGMRAILTGAEEGACSLFYNQEQAL, encoded by the coding sequence ATGGATTCAAGAATTGCAGAAGTTACGCAGCGTATAATAGAGCGCAGCAAAGACAGCCGTAAGGCATACTTAGAAAAAATTGAACACGCACGCCGCCAAGGTCCTCACCGCGGTGTGCTGTCGTGCGGAAACCTAGCGCACGGGTTTGCAGCGTGTGGAACAGAAGATAAATCTGATCTTCGCTCGATGACTAAAGCAAACGTAGCAATTGTATCTGCTTACAACGACATGCTTTCTGCGCATCAGCCTTACGAAACGTATCCTGCGATTATTCGCGATGCAGTTAAAAGCGTAGGCAGTGTGGCTCAGTTTGCTGGCGGTGTTCCCGCTATGTGTGACGGTGTTACTCAGGGTCAAACCGGTATGGATTTGAGCTTAATGAGCCGTGACAACATTGCCCAAGGTGCTGCTATTGCACTTTCGCACAACATGTTCGACTCAACCCTTATGTTAGGTATTTGCGATAAAATCGTACCTGGATTATTAATGGGTGCGTTAAGCTTTGGTCACTTACCAACGGTATTTGTGCCAGCCGGCCCTATGCCTTCAGGCTTACCAAATAAAGAAAAAGCCCGTGTTCGTCAGGAATACGCTGAAGGCAAAGTAGGCCGTGATGCGCTACTTGAAGCTGAATCTCAGTCTTATCATTCTGCTGGTACATGTACTTTCTACGGTACCGCAAACTCTAATCAATTAGTGGTAGAGATGATGGGCCTTCATTTACCGGGCTCTTCATTTGTAAACCCAGGTACAGAGCTTCGTGATGCCCTGACGAAAGCGGCTTCAATTCAAGCGACACGTATTACTGACTTAGGCGATACATACCGCCCAATCGGTAACATTGTTGACGCTAAAGCTATTGTAAATGGCCTAGTTGGTTTGCTAGCAACCGGTGGTTCTACTAACCACACTATGCACTTAATTGCCGTTGCTCGTTCAGCTGGTTTCATCATTAACTGGGATGATTTCTCAGATATTTCTAATGCTGTGCCTTTGCTTACTCGTATTTATCCAAACGGTTCTGCCGATATCAACCACTTTGTTGCTGCTGGCGGTATGTCATTGCTTATCAAGCAATTGCTTGATGCAGGGTTGTTGCATAATGACGTTAATACCATTTGTGGTGAAGGGTTAGACTTCTACACCAAAGAGCCAATGTTGAAAGATGGTGAGCTTGAATGGCGTGACGGTCCTACTGAGTCGTTAGACAAAGAAGTACTAGCCACGGTAGAAACACCATTTAAACCAGATGGCGGCTTAAGTGTACTAGAAGGGAACCTTGGTCGCGGTGTGATTAAAACATCAGCGCTTCGCACCCCTCATTGCACCATTAAAGCGCCAGCGGTTGTGTTTGAAGACCAGTTCGACTTAGACGCTGCATTTAAAGCGGGCGACTTGGACAAAGATTGTATTGTTGTCGTTCGTTTCCAAGGGCCTTCGGCTATTGGTATGCCAGAACTGCATCGCTTAACACCGCCTCTTGGCGTGTTACAAGACAAAGGCTTCAAAGTAGCCTTGGTCACTGACGGTCGTATGTCAGGTGCATCAGGTAAAGTACCAGCGGCAATCCATGTAACCCCAGAAGCCTATAAAGGCGGCTTGCTTGCCAAAGTTGAAGCGGGTGACTTGATTGAACTAAATACAGAAACAGGCGCATTAACCTTGCACGTCGATGAAGCTACCCTTGAAGCCCGTGAAGCGAAACCTGCTGATATTGGTCACCACCATATTGGTATGGGTCGTGAAATGTTTGGCGGCATGCGTGCCATCCTTACCGGCGCTGAAGAAGGTGCATGCTCGTTGTTCTACAACCAGGAGCAGGCGCTATGA
- a CDS encoding bifunctional 4-hydroxy-2-oxoglutarate aldolase/2-dehydro-3-deoxy-phosphogluconate aldolase, whose translation MTSKWKYSPADIFAAGPVVPVLVINDVEKAVPLAKALMAGGIKVLEVTLRTPAAIDVIKRIADEVPDSLIGAGTVTNAQQLKAVIEAGAKFAISPGMTADLLKAGMEAEIPLIPGISSTSELMKGKDAGYTHMKFFPAEASGGVKAIKAISGPFPEFTFCPTGGIGPGNYNDYLALKNVVCVGGSWLAPDDAIESGDWDRITQLAKEAVAGAKIS comes from the coding sequence ATGACAAGTAAATGGAAATATTCGCCAGCTGATATCTTTGCTGCTGGCCCTGTTGTACCTGTATTGGTTATCAACGATGTGGAAAAGGCAGTTCCGCTAGCAAAAGCACTTATGGCCGGTGGTATTAAAGTATTGGAAGTAACCCTTCGTACGCCAGCTGCAATTGACGTAATTAAGCGTATTGCAGATGAAGTGCCTGATTCTCTTATTGGTGCTGGAACGGTAACAAATGCACAGCAGCTTAAAGCGGTTATTGAGGCGGGTGCCAAATTTGCAATTAGCCCTGGTATGACAGCTGATTTGCTAAAAGCGGGTATGGAAGCAGAAATTCCACTTATCCCAGGTATTTCTTCAACGTCTGAACTGATGAAAGGGAAAGATGCGGGTTACACCCATATGAAATTTTTCCCAGCCGAAGCGTCTGGTGGTGTGAAAGCGATTAAAGCGATCAGTGGCCCATTCCCTGAATTTACATTCTGCCCAACTGGCGGCATTGGCCCAGGTAATTACAACGATTACCTAGCCCTTAAGAATGTTGTTTGTGTTGGTGGTTCTTGGTTAGCACCAGATGATGCCATTGAGTCTGGAGATTGGGATCGTATTACGCAACTTGCTAAAGAAGCGGTTGCGGGTGCCAAGATTAGCTAA
- the zwf gene encoding glucose-6-phosphate dehydrogenase: protein MVLENSYEPCDFVLFGTLGDLSRRKLLPSLYQLEKAKLIHPDTTIVGVARHEMELEDYIAEVHTNLVKFGDKELCEETWERMKGRLHYACVDMKDIGSYCVLEDHVDPARTMVCYLATPPSIYGDICRGLHGCKIIDSSVRVVLEKPIGHDLESSKVINEQVAEYFDEKQIYRIDHYLGKETVLNLVALRFANSIFATNWDHNCIDHVQISVAESVGIEGRWGYFDDAGQMRDMVQNHLLQILSLVAMEPPTTLDADSIRDEKLKVLKALRPINSSNISDSTVRGQYTAGFVKGEEVPGYLEEEGANTQSRTETFIAIKAEIDNWRWAGVPFYLRTGKRMPSKVSEVVIYFKRQPHNLFGDSFKNLPPNKLVIRLQPDEGVEITVMNKVPGLTSSGSMDLQKSKLNLSFSEAFADDRIPDAYEKLLLEVMLGNQALFVRRDEIEQAWTWVDSILEAWKSSNEPPEPYQAGTWGPVDSIGLLARANRSWYESKTVKKKK from the coding sequence ATGGTATTGGAAAATTCCTACGAACCCTGTGATTTCGTGCTATTTGGCACACTGGGTGATCTTTCACGACGCAAATTACTGCCGTCTTTATATCAGCTTGAAAAAGCAAAACTCATTCATCCAGATACAACCATTGTTGGTGTAGCCCGCCATGAAATGGAATTAGAAGACTATATCGCCGAAGTGCATACAAACTTAGTAAAGTTTGGCGATAAAGAGCTTTGTGAAGAAACATGGGAGCGTATGAAGGGCCGTCTTCATTATGCGTGCGTCGATATGAAAGATATCGGTAGCTACTGCGTTTTAGAAGATCATGTTGACCCAGCGCGCACCATGGTGTGTTATTTAGCAACACCGCCTTCTATCTATGGTGATATTTGTCGTGGTCTTCACGGCTGCAAAATTATCGATTCAAGTGTACGTGTTGTACTTGAAAAGCCGATTGGTCACGACCTTGAATCGTCAAAAGTGATTAACGAGCAGGTCGCTGAGTACTTCGACGAGAAACAAATTTACCGTATCGATCATTACCTAGGTAAAGAAACAGTACTTAACCTTGTTGCACTTCGCTTTGCTAACTCTATCTTTGCGACCAACTGGGATCACAACTGTATTGACCATGTTCAAATATCAGTAGCGGAATCAGTTGGTATTGAAGGGCGTTGGGGTTATTTTGACGATGCGGGTCAAATGCGCGACATGGTGCAAAACCACTTACTTCAAATTTTAAGCTTAGTGGCCATGGAGCCACCAACAACACTAGATGCAGACAGCATTCGTGATGAAAAGCTTAAAGTACTTAAAGCACTGCGCCCTATCAATTCATCGAACATTAGCGATAGCACGGTTCGTGGTCAATACACCGCAGGTTTTGTTAAAGGTGAAGAAGTTCCAGGCTACTTGGAAGAAGAGGGTGCTAACACCCAAAGTAGAACGGAAACCTTCATTGCAATTAAAGCAGAGATTGATAACTGGCGTTGGGCGGGTGTTCCGTTTTACCTTCGTACGGGTAAACGTATGCCGTCGAAAGTCAGTGAAGTGGTTATCTACTTCAAGCGTCAGCCACACAACTTGTTTGGCGACAGCTTTAAGAACTTGCCACCGAACAAATTGGTAATTCGACTTCAGCCTGATGAAGGTGTTGAAATTACTGTAATGAACAAAGTCCCGGGATTAACCAGCTCTGGGTCTATGGATTTACAAAAATCTAAGTTGAACTTGAGCTTCTCTGAAGCCTTTGCCGACGATCGTATTCCTGATGCCTATGAAAAGCTGCTTCTTGAAGTAATGCTAGGCAACCAGGCGCTGTTCGTTCGCCGTGATGAAATTGAACAAGCCTGGACATGGGTTGATTCAATTCTTGAAGCATGGAAATCGTCTAATGAACCACCAGAGCCTTATCAGGCTGGTACGTGGGGACCGGTAGATTCAATTGGCCTTTTGGCACGAGCGAATCGCAGTTGGTACGAAAGCAAAACGGTAAAGAAGAAGAAATAA
- a CDS encoding 5'-methylthioadenosine/S-adenosylhomocysteine nucleosidase translates to MKIMALLFSALFALLSVNTMAESSMKSVTVASSETPLAPIMIQGPMPIEAEYFASLLTDVRVEHSGNATFYLGTLNGHPIVVAKTGKGLENTAAATAIGISRYQPRIIINQGTSGGHDPKLKVGDIVLGEKSVNASNFKTPKLEAGEGSRPLTWIPMDLMASEGSAGEGDSATDAEKIRFYAGDETLLELAMSLSKEHKTGNVVKGTIGSGNFWNNEIDRITWLHKNLGTSVEEMESASAAQIAHAYGVPFLGIRILSNNITNHGEYNPETAEACQVFVKTVVEAYIASLPKPL, encoded by the coding sequence ATGAAAATAATGGCACTACTTTTTTCCGCGCTTTTTGCGCTACTTAGCGTTAACACCATGGCTGAATCTTCCATGAAAAGCGTAACAGTGGCCTCTTCTGAAACCCCGTTAGCGCCAATCATGATTCAAGGGCCAATGCCAATTGAAGCAGAATACTTCGCGTCACTATTAACCGACGTACGAGTTGAGCATTCAGGTAACGCTACCTTCTATTTAGGAACATTAAATGGCCACCCTATCGTAGTGGCAAAAACAGGGAAAGGTTTAGAAAATACAGCTGCGGCAACGGCCATAGGTATAAGCCGTTACCAGCCAAGAATCATCATTAACCAAGGCACATCAGGCGGGCACGATCCTAAACTTAAGGTCGGCGATATCGTATTGGGCGAAAAAAGCGTTAATGCGAGTAACTTCAAGACCCCCAAACTTGAAGCGGGTGAAGGTTCTCGCCCTCTGACTTGGATCCCTATGGATTTAATGGCGTCAGAAGGCAGTGCCGGCGAAGGTGACAGTGCAACAGATGCTGAAAAGATTCGCTTTTATGCGGGTGACGAAACCTTACTTGAACTCGCCATGTCGTTAAGTAAGGAACACAAAACTGGAAACGTTGTGAAAGGCACTATTGGTAGCGGTAATTTTTGGAACAACGAAATTGATCGCATTACATGGCTCCACAAAAATCTAGGTACCAGTGTAGAGGAAATGGAGTCTGCATCGGCAGCGCAAATTGCCCATGCTTATGGCGTACCTTTTCTTGGTATTCGTATTCTATCTAACAACATTACCAATCACGGTGAATATAACCCTGAAACAGCAGAAGCTTGCCAAGTCTTCGTTAAAACCGTTGTTGAAGCCTATATCGCATCGTTGCCTAAGCCTTTATAA
- the gap gene encoding type I glyceraldehyde-3-phosphate dehydrogenase, which translates to MTIRIGINGFGRIGRLVMRAAAAREDIEVVAINDLLDTDYIAYLLKYDSTHGLFDGEVKVDNNDLVVNGKTIRITSERDPSNLKWNEVDVDVVVESTGLFLTKETAAKHIEAGAKKVVMSAPSKDDTPMFVMGVNDESYAGETIVSNASCTTNCLAPLAKVLNDKFGIVDGLMTTVHATTATQKTVDGPSMKDWRGGRGAGQNIIPSSTGAAKAVGKVIPALNGKLTGMAFRVPTPNVSVVDLTVNLATPTSYDAICAAMKEASEGELKGIMSYTEDAVVSNDFIGNANTSIFDATAGIALTDTFVKVISWYDNEWGYSNKVLDLVAHISK; encoded by the coding sequence ATGACAATTCGCATCGGTATTAACGGTTTTGGTCGCATTGGTCGCTTAGTAATGCGTGCGGCTGCTGCCCGTGAAGACATCGAAGTAGTTGCTATTAACGACTTATTAGATACAGATTACATTGCCTACTTGTTAAAATACGATTCGACGCACGGTTTATTCGACGGTGAAGTTAAAGTAGACAACAACGACTTAGTTGTAAATGGTAAAACTATCCGCATCACCTCTGAAAGAGATCCTTCTAACCTTAAATGGAATGAAGTAGACGTAGACGTGGTAGTTGAGTCAACAGGTCTGTTCTTAACGAAAGAAACTGCCGCTAAGCACATCGAAGCGGGTGCAAAGAAAGTGGTTATGTCTGCACCTTCTAAAGATGACACGCCTATGTTCGTTATGGGTGTTAACGATGAAAGCTACGCTGGTGAAACTATTGTTTCAAACGCATCGTGCACAACTAACTGTCTAGCGCCTCTAGCTAAAGTACTTAACGATAAGTTCGGTATTGTAGACGGCCTAATGACAACAGTTCACGCGACTACAGCTACACAGAAAACCGTTGACGGTCCTTCTATGAAAGACTGGCGCGGTGGTCGTGGCGCTGGCCAAAACATCATTCCATCGTCTACGGGGGCAGCTAAAGCAGTAGGTAAAGTTATTCCTGCGCTTAACGGCAAACTAACGGGTATGGCTTTCCGCGTTCCTACGCCAAACGTTTCAGTGGTTGACCTTACTGTTAACCTAGCTACACCAACTAGCTACGACGCTATTTGTGCGGCAATGAAAGAAGCGTCTGAAGGCGAGCTTAAAGGTATCATGAGCTACACTGAAGACGCAGTAGTATCAAATGACTTTATCGGCAACGCTAATACGTCAATCTTTGATGCAACAGCGGGTATTGCACTTACCGACACATTCGTAAAAGTTATCTCTTGGTACGACAACGAATGGGGCTATTCGAACAAAGTTCTAGACTTGGTTGCTCACATTTCTAAGTAA
- the pgl gene encoding 6-phosphogluconolactonase, whose protein sequence is MALTTLSFDTPDALTSAFAEDLVSILKTGIKTRGRASLVVSGGRTPLALFKQLSETDIEWDKVDITLADERWVEEGHEASNTSLVKANLIQNKASAAHFVELKSDVADASEGVNAAEKAIASMSQPFDALILGMGEDGHTASLFPCSEQVNDGLSMNSGRTCIAVQPTTAPHQRISLTLPALLNSRHIFLHLTGDKKKQVLLDALENATEAQKPITAVVNRAPVTLMWAP, encoded by the coding sequence ATGGCTTTAACAACCCTTTCATTTGATACACCCGATGCGCTTACTTCAGCATTTGCTGAAGACTTGGTTAGCATTCTTAAAACTGGTATTAAAACCCGCGGGCGTGCTTCGCTTGTGGTGAGTGGCGGCAGAACGCCTCTTGCACTTTTTAAGCAGTTGAGCGAAACCGACATAGAGTGGGACAAGGTAGATATTACCCTTGCTGATGAACGTTGGGTGGAAGAAGGTCATGAAGCCAGTAACACCAGCTTAGTAAAAGCGAATCTTATTCAAAATAAAGCCAGTGCAGCGCATTTCGTTGAATTAAAAAGCGATGTTGCTGACGCTAGTGAAGGCGTAAATGCTGCTGAAAAAGCGATTGCAAGTATGTCCCAGCCTTTTGATGCGCTTATTTTAGGCATGGGTGAAGACGGTCATACCGCATCGCTATTCCCCTGTTCTGAACAAGTCAATGATGGCTTAAGCATGAACAGTGGCCGCACATGTATTGCTGTACAACCTACAACTGCACCCCATCAACGTATTTCACTTACGTTGCCGGCGTTGCTAAACAGTCGACATATTTTTCTGCATTTAACCGGTGATAAGAAAAAGCAGGTACTGCTTGATGCACTGGAAAATGCTACCGAAGCGCAAAAGCCCATCACGGCCGTGGTAAACAGAGCCCCGGTAACCTTGATGTGGGCGCCCTAG